The Anolis carolinensis isolate JA03-04 chromosome 1, rAnoCar3.1.pri, whole genome shotgun sequence genome window below encodes:
- the ckap2 gene encoding cytoskeleton-associated protein 2, translated as MEDKENAPGICILGENTASPKGLRSPNALKQIDTASSNSVFDFAENKIKGVSLSQAFLHKRNTKDTQLKTTTPNPGACLSEKRVPGSYRGKIVSSKINSFRNVPRNVGSRNSLAAPPKSVVRTGSTGNSKCTKDTQITSTVGASKAEAVTSVQTRPPVKVSVSQPKAILNPENQSARSTSAHKGGAQINFVRNWKPVLKSIPASANSSVHATKKPPVPKTVTGNLAGPASQARRTVSTSKSFVRRETLPATSSQMRRTQLAEWRMLKGIKKPSASISADTQPETETAEQMVKEPTKSFWAAIAEEDEQGLITDKANKTLAECLSLIEMGSPGTVHHTLETLILTIPDAKKLAKYWVCQMRLEQFHSTEKVLCIYENAVLAGAQPTEELRHVLVEVMKSTANLRKSDEELVREQITQNDEAKEGNLDKNTSENISKDDPANENEESSSEEDSQKATDACLKSEQEKNEQSSKPLLQEKDQSESHTDEILESKSDDKVGSYLIKYNLSTTPFLESAKKKLQCESNDSAIKDLKFLTPVRRSRRIHQKLSKLPDGLKEQSPCVSSLEQLEQWGDASTGFIYRPNSALKKVSINLQEQYKE; from the exons TTCTAATTCTGTATTTGACTTTGCTGAAAATAAAATCAAGGGTGTCTCACTCAGTCAGGCATTTTTACACAAAAGAAATACAAAGGATACACAGCTAAAAACAACTACACCCAACCCTGGTGCATGCCTCTCTGAGAAGCGTGTGCCTGGCTCATATCGGGGTAAGATAGTGTCGTCTAAGATCAACTCCTTCAGAAATGTTCCAAGGAATGTGGGGAGCAGGAATTCCCTGGCTGCCCCCCCTAAGTCAGTGGTGAGAACAGGATCCACAGGCAATAGTAAATGTACTAAGGACACCCAAATCACCAGTACAGTAGGTGCTTCTAAGGCTGAGGCTGTAACCTCAGTTCAGACCAGGCCTCCTGTGAAAGTGTCTGTTAGCCAGCCCAAGGCCATTCTGAATCCTGAGAATCAATCTGCCAGAAGTACATCAGCACATAAAGGAGGAGCCCAAATAAACTTTGTCAGaaactggaagccagtgttaaAGTCTATTCCAGCCAGTGCTAATAGTTCTGTGCATGCAACAAAAAAACCTCCTGTACCTAAAACTGTAACAGGAAACTTAGCAGGACCTGCTTCTCAGGCTCGTAGGACTGTGTCAACTTCAAAATCGTTTGTCAGAAGGGAAACACTTCCGGCAACATCTTCACAAATGAGAAG AACTCAGCTGGCTGAGTGGCGGATGCTGAAAGGGATCAAGAAACCATCTGCTTCAATATCTGCAGATACTCAGCCTGAAACAGAAACAGCTGAGCAAATGGTAAAAGAGCCAACTAAGTCCTTTTGGGCTGCCATAGCCGAAGAAGATGAGCAAGGACTCATCACTGACAAAGCCAATAAGACACTTGCAGAATGTTTGTCCTTAATTGAGATG GGTTCTCCTGGAACAGTGCATCACACTTTGGAAACACTCATACTGACTATTCCAGATGCAAAAAAGCTTGCAAAGTATTGGGTGTGTCAGATGCGTCTTGAACAATTTCACTCTACTGAAAAGGTCCTTTGCATTTATGAAAATGCAGTTCTGGCAGGAGCACAG cCAACCGAAGAGCTACGTCATGTGTTAGTCGAAGTAATGAAGAGTACAGCTAATCTAAGGAAATCTGATG AGGAACTTGTGAGGGAACAAATCACTCAAAACGATGAGGCCAAAGAAGGAAATTTAGATAAAAATACATCAGAAAATATTTCCAAAGATGATCCTGCAAATGAAAATGAGGAATCTAGTAGTGAAGAAGATTCCCAAAAAGCAACAGATGCTTGTTTAAAGTctgaacaagaaaaaaatgaacagaGCAGTAAGCCTCTATTACAGGAAAAAGATCAGAGTGAAAGCCACACAGATGAAATTTTGGAGTCAAAATCTGATGACAAAGTGGGCTCCTACTTAATTAAATATAATTTGTCAACTACTCCTTTTTTGGAAAG CGCAAAGAAAAAGCTACAGTGTGAATCCAATGATTCTGCTATTAAGGACCTGAAATTTCTAACTCCTGTAAGACGCTCTCGCCGCATACATCAGAAGTTATCCAAGTTGCCAGACGGGTTGAAAGAGCAGAGCCCTTGTGTGTCTTCGCTTGAACAGCTTGAACAATGGGGAGATGCTAGCACTGGTTTCATCTACAGGCCAAACAGCGCCCTGAAAAAAGTTTCTATCAACCTACAAGAGCAGTACAAAGAATGA